Below is a window of Myxococcales bacterium DNA.
GGGCATTTTGCGATAGAACTTGAAGAGGTCGCCGAAGACCGGACCGTTCAAGCCCACCGCCATGCCGTTGTACAGATGCCAGCTCGCGGGCCGCGGACCGGTCGGCAGATCCTCCGGGTTGGGCAACGTCTGCGCGAGGGCGACAACCGGAAGCAGCAGGAAAAGCGAGAGACACAGGCAGGCACGACGGATCACGGAAGACCTCGCTGGAAATGTTGTCTTTAGTTAACAGAAAGCGGCCCGGTTGGAAAGAGCCCCCGGGCGAAAAAACGCTTGCCTAACTTTCGCGCCGGTGGCACTTTTCGTCCATGAACCGCTTGGCCGTCGTTTTCGTTTTGTGCGGATTGGCGCTCGCCGGCCTCGCCGCGCCGCTTTGGGCCGACGATGACCCCGGATCAAGTCCGGGGCAGGCTCAAGATGACGATGACACCACCGACGAGCACGATCCGGCCGTCAACCCGACGCCGACACCGACCCCGGCGCCGACTCCCGAAGCGACCGAACCCGCGCCGGGCACGCTGAAAAAAGCCAAGAAAATAGTGCCCGACCCGGTATTGCGGGAAAAAATCCACGCGGGTTTGGCGGCGACCCGGCGGGCCGATCTGCAGGGGATCGCCTTCGAGGTCAAAGGCGGCGTGGTGACAATGAGCGGCCGGGTGAAGACCCTGCAGGACCGCTCGCTGGCCGAGGCGGTCGCCCGCACCTTGCCGGGAGTCGCCGAGGTGAAAAGCAAAATCACCCTGGCGCCGGGGTTCCGCCCGCCGGTCGCCGAAAAGGATCCGCGGCTGCTGACACAGATCGCCATCGACGAAGCGATCCGCAAGGAATTGTTGCGCCGCCTGGCGAAAATCTCCGGCCTGCGAATGAGCCAACTGCAGGTGGAGGTGTATGGCCAGGTGGCGGTCATCGGCGGCACCGTCCCGACGCCGCTGCACATCGAACGGGTCCGGCACACGGTGAAGTTCACCCGGGACATTCGGTCGATGGTGATCCAATTGCAGGCCGAACAAGAGGACGAATAGCGCCGATTCGGCCTTTTTCCGTTATTTTATCCCGCCGCCTGCTTGACCAAAGCGCCGTGACGCCGCACTATTCTCGGACAAACATTGGTGGAGGATAATCGTGGGGTCGCCAAAAACGAGCTGGCTGGTTCTTTCCTTGTTGCTGGTTTTCGTTCCGTGGTTTTCGTCCGTCGCGGCGGCCGAGCCGGCGGATGATCTGGCCCGGATTCTGCAAGCCGAGGATTCCCTGAAATACCAGGCTTTCCTGGGCGATATTTTGGCCGACGCCAAACAGGAGATGCGCGTCCGCGAATGGGCCGCGCAGGCCATCGGCCACATCGGCGATCCCGAAGGCTCGCCGGCGCTGCTCCGGGCGCTGGATGACGGCAAGGTGAATCAGGCTGTTCTTTGCCGGGCGTTGGGCGAGTTGTGGGCCAATACCCCCGCGCTGCTTTACAAAATCGAAATTCTGCCGCACATCCCCCGCAAACTGCTGGACGTCGCGACCAAGAGCCCCGATCCGGCGGCGCGGGCCGCGGCGTTCGAGGCGATCGCCCTGGCGTTTCCGGGTCACGGCTATCGCGAGGCGGCGGCCGTGCAGTCGGAAGTGGCCGCCGGCAAGCTGACCGGCGACCCCGCGCCACTCTTGCAGGCGCTGATGCGCGTCGCCGGCGCGCCCGCCATCGAACTGCCGCTCGAACCGCCGCTGCTCGTGCAGGAACGCAACGAACAACGGCAGCGAGTGCTGGCGTTCGGGCTGACCCATCCGAACGCGGATGTCGCGTATTTCGCGGCTTACTTCGCCGCCCGGCCGGCGACCCGCGAGTTGAATCTGACCGAACCGCTCAAACAGGTGCTGACGCGAAACGAACCGTTGCTGCGCGCCCAGGTGCTGCTCGGCCTCGCCCGCCGGCAGGTCAAGGACGAGGCGGTGGCCGCGACGGCCCGCCGGCTGTTGGCCGAAGGCACGACGCAGGAAAAAATCGCCGCCGTCGAGGCGGTGAATCTGCTGTTGCCCCCCGAGGAAGTTTTTAGCCTGCTGCAGCAGGCGTTGCGGGCGGCCGGGACCGGCCGGTCGACCGGCGTCCATCAGGCGGTGCTCGAAACCATGGCCGGGCTGAAGGCGAAGGGCGTCGCCGAATTCCTGTGGGACGTTTCGCGGCAGAAGGTGCCGTATCACCGCCTCGCGCGGATCGCGGCGGCGCGGGCCGGCGCGAAAGAGCAGATCAACGGCCTGTCCGCCGATCAGTACGCCGGCGCGGACGAGGACGCGATTCACTACATCGAAGTGCTCGAGGCGGCGGGGCTGATGGACAAGCTGAACTGGCTGGCCTCCGGTCTGAGCCTGCCCGAGCGGTTCGTGCGCAGCCTGCCGGTGCGGCAACGGCTGGTCATGGCGCTGGTGTACGACGCCGACGGCAAAGCGCGCCCCGAGGCGTATCGCGCCCACCCGGAGTGGTTAAAAGACCCCGATCCGGTGATTCGCGGCGCGGCCGCGGCTTCGCTCATCGCCGGCAAGGATGAAAAATCCTTCAAGACGCTGGTCGCCGCCTGGAAGCGGGCCAAACACGACTCGTTGCCCGATGCGACCCTGGAAATCCTGAAATCGCTCGATTTGCTGACCGACGACGACAAGTTGGCGGTCGGCGCGAGCGTGGCGGTCAGCCAGATGGCGCGCGAATCGCTGGCCGACAAGCGTCTCGAGGTGCGGCGCAAGGGCGTCGAACTGCTGCACAAGCTGACGCGCGAGATCAACAAAAAGGAGCTGTACGGCGTCGCGACGGGCCGCTCGCTCGAGGATTACCGCGCCCTGGCGAAACGCTGCCTGCAAAACGAACCGCCACTCCAGATGGTCCTGCGCACCAACAAGGGCGACATTCGCTTCACGCTACGGCGCGACCGCGCCCCGCTGACGGTCGACCACTTCCTGCGCCTGGCGACCACTGGTTTTTACAACGACCTCGTGTTCCATCGCGTGGTGCCGGGTTTCGTGATCCAGACCGGCGACCCGCAAGGCCTCGGTTTTGGCGGCCCCGGCTACTCGGTGCGCGATGAGGAAGGCGCGGTTCCGTTCGCGGCCGGAACCCTGGGCCTGGCCAGCGCCGGCCACGACACGGGGGGCAGCCAGTTCTTTTTCACCGCCTTGCCGACGCCGCACCTCGACGGCCGTTATACGGCTTTCGGCCAGGCGGATGAAAAATCGCTGGCGGTCATCGAGGACATCGTGATCGGCGACCGGATGCTGTCGATCGAGCTGGAAGGCCATTAGGCCGGCCGGCGACGGTTGACTTCTTTTACGCCCCGCCTTTTTTCGCTTCATGAATACTTGAGGTGTATGACCGACAGTCCGATGAACCAATCAGACGGATGGAAAATACGATCGATCAGAAAAGAATCAGGGGGATATCATGGGGCTGTTTGGCGGCTCGAAAGTAAAAAAACTCGCTGAAAACAAAAAGTTGGACGATTTGATCCCGTTTCTGTACGACAAATCCGCCGAAACCGTCCAGGAAGCGCGCGAGGCGTTTCTGAAACTCGCGCAGTCGTTCTCGTTCGCCTTGATTTCGCCCAAAGCCATGCAGGAAATCGAAAAATTCGCCAAAAGTCCCGACTCCCGCAGCAGCGTGAAGGCTTGGCAAATTCTTTTGAAAAACAACGACTTGAAATGGATGCCGGACATGGTTCGGTTTTTGGAATCCGGCAACGACCCGGTGATGACGGAAATCGCCATGCGCTATTTCGACGACGTTCGCGCCAAAGATCCCGACCGTGTGCGCAACAGCCTGTCGGGTAGTGAAAAAATCCACGAAATGATCGAAAAAGACCTTTCCGGCGAGATCACGCTGGAAAATTTCAACGTGCAGCGAGCCTACCGTTTCGTTGAACTGTTCAACTATTGGGACCGCGGCGAGATCGCCGATAAAACCTTATACGTTTTGCAAAGCCAGCAGCCGCGACCGCAGGACAGGGCGCTTCATACCATGCTGATGGACGCGATGGTGCGGATGCGTCCGGAGGCGATGGCCAAGATGCTGATCGCCGACTGGGAAAAGAATTTCGCCACCGCCGGGGTCAGCGAACAAATGGTGGAACGGTTCAAGGATATCGGCAAGAAAGCGCTGCCGCTGCTGAAACAGTATGTGGTGGATTGGCGCAACAACATCGAAAGCTCGCAACGCAAGGCGACGACCCGCGACGAGAAATACGAGGTCTCGCGCTGGGCCATCTTCCTCATCGGCGAACTGGCCTATATGAACGATCAGGATATCATGGATTGGCTGTTCGAAGTGTCGATCGACACGAAGCTGGCCGAAACCGGCGCGCACCGGAAAAACGCCAAGGAAGCGCTGGAAAAAATCCGCGTCCGCGAGGTTGTCCAAT
It encodes the following:
- a CDS encoding BON domain-containing protein; amino-acid sequence: MNRLAVVFVLCGLALAGLAAPLWADDDPGSSPGQAQDDDDTTDEHDPAVNPTPTPTPAPTPEATEPAPGTLKKAKKIVPDPVLREKIHAGLAATRRADLQGIAFEVKGGVVTMSGRVKTLQDRSLAEAVARTLPGVAEVKSKITLAPGFRPPVAEKDPRLLTQIAIDEAIRKELLRRLAKISGLRMSQLQVEVYGQVAVIGGTVPTPLHIERVRHTVKFTRDIRSMVIQLQAEQEDE